The genomic segment TAATCCTCGGATTTCGGCTGCTGCGCCTGCGGGACCGGGGCGCTCGCCGCCTCGGGACGCGCGCGCACGGCCTCCTGCTGCAGGACCGGCGGGGTGACGTTCGCCGGTCCGGCTGCGGGAGCGGCCGGGGCGGGAGCCGCGGCGGTATTGGAGCGTCGACCGAACATGGCGCCGCGCCTTCAGCAATCTTGGGAGAAAAGAGCGCAGGACACCGTCAGGACGCCTTCTTGCGCGTCAGCCGGGCGAGCAGCGGTTCCAGGAGGTTGGCCCGGACCCGGCGGATCTCGGTCCGACCCGTCACCGCAGCGGCGAGATCGGAGAAGATCTCCGCCGGCTTGGAGCCGGCCTGGACCTCGGCGATCATCTGGCCGTTATTGGCGGCGGTGCCGAACAGGGCCGGATCGAAGGGGAATGACCGCCTGGAGCGGGACGTCGAGCGCCTTAGAGAACTCGGCCGCCGCGATCTCGGGCCGCTTCGGCACGCCGACGCCGTTGAGGACGACCCGCGCCCGCGCATCGTTGGGACGCTGCTGATGCAGCAGGGCCAGCAGGTTCTTGACGTTGCGCAGGCCCGCCAAGTCCGGCGGGGCGACGATCAGAATCTCGTCGGCGCTGATCAGCACGCGGCGGGTCCAGGCCGACCATTGATGCGGCACGTCGAGGACAATGCAGGGCACCGCCGCCCGCAGCAGGTCAGTGAGCGCATCGAAGGCGGGCTCGGTCAGGTCGACGGTGCGGTCGAGAGTGGCGGGCGCCGAGAGCAGGCTCAGGTTATCGGCGCATTTCGAGAGCAGGCGGTCGAGCAAGTTGGCATCGAGGCGCTCGGGCGCGAACACCGCCTCGGCGATGCCCTGAGGCGGATCCTGGTTGAAGTTGAGGCTCGCCGTGCCGAAGGCGACGTCGAGGTCGGCGATCACCGTCGCGGTGCCGTGCTCGCGGGCCACCGTCCAGGCGAGATTCTGAGCCACCGTCGAGCTACCGACGCCGCCGCGCGCACCGTAGACGGCGACCGTACGCCCCACCGGCTTCGCGCCCGGCGCCGCGAACAGATCGGAGACCGCGGCGATCATCGCGACCGGCTCGACCGGCGCCATCAGGTACTCGCTCACCCCCCCGCTGGATGAATTGCCGGTAGAGCAACACGTCGTTGACGTGGCCGATCACCAGCACCTTCGTGCCCTCGTCACAGACCTCAGCAAGCTGGTCGAGACATTCGAGCGGCCGGGACTTGAGATTCAGGAATTCGAGCACGATCACGTTGGGCGTGGGCGCGTGCCGGTAAGCCTCCAGGGCTGCGGCTCCCCCGCCCATCTGCACCTTGACATGGGCCTTCTGCATCCGGCGTTCGGCGGCGATGCCCTCGATCATCGCAGCCGTTTCCGGCGTTTCGCAGAAAGCCTGGATCGTGATCCGCGGCACCGGGGCGATGGTCCGCTCTGAAGCCTCGTATGTGTCCGGCATGATGCGTGGTTTCCGGTTCTTTTGCCGAGTGGGCGCGGCCGGTGATCGACAGAGGCTCGAGGCAGCGCGCGAGCGGCCGGCGAGGCTACTGGCTCTTCACTTCGCTGCTGACATTGGTCTGTCCATCCTGACGCCATTGCGTTGACGGATCCTTGCCCTCGCGGAGCTGGCCGAGATCCTTAGTGCGCAGGACCGTGTCGATACGGCCCTCGGGCCGGCCGCGCACGAGGTCGATCGGATCGGCGACTTGGGCGGCGACGTTGGACTGCATCGCGCAGCCGAGATTCCATGTCGGCTCGTTCGACCAGTTGGCCCGCAGGTCGCTGGCGCCGAGGTCCCTCGGCCAGAGCCCGCACTTGTCGGCGACCTTGGCCTGCATCCGCTGGAAGCTCAGGCGCAGGGGCGAGGCCAAGGTGGGGTTGGCGATCGGGTAGGCAGCCACCCGCACGCCGGCGGCCGGCACGCCCATCTCCGTCGCGAGGCGCCGGATCGACGCGCCGGTGCGCTCGACGGGCCCGGCCAAAGCCGGCGATACGCCGCGCGGCAGCTCGACGAGGAGGATGCCGCGGCCGTAGCGCCGGTACTCGACGAGGAAGGCCTCGATGTCGGCGCGCTGGCGCGGATCGATATGGCCGATTCCGGTGGGAAACACGTCGAGGGTGCGGTCGGCATCGGCGAGCACGATCGGGTGGCGGGTGCGCACGTCGATCGGGTAGGTCGAGCCGGTGGTCTCGACCCGATCCGCGCGGCAGGCGCCAAGCCCGGCGGCAAGAAGCACGGCGGCGGCGACCGGCCAGGCGCGGCAGACGGAGGTGCGGGCGGGGGAGGACATCGTGATTCGATCCTGATGGACGGGGTCAGTCGGCGATGAAGCCGACCCGGCCGCGATAGGCCGGCCCGAGGGTGCCGCCGCCGACCGTGCCGTAGATCTTGTTCAGGCGTCCGAGCAGCACCGCCTGCCCGTCCGGCGCATCGACGAAACCGTCGTCCGGCCGCTGCACCTGCCGCGCCTCCATCGGCTGCGCGATGTAGGGGGTGACCATGATCATCAGCTCGGTCTCGTCCCGCTGGTAGTCGCGGGAGCGGAACAGGGCGCCGAGGATCGGAAGGTTCATCAGCCCGGGCAGACCGGAGATCGCCGCCCGGTTCTTCTGCTGGATCAGGCCCGCGGTCATCATCGTCGCGCCGGAGGCGAGCTCGACCGTGGTCTCGGAGCTGCGCTTCGTCGTGCCCGGCACGGGGGTCGGACGATCGTTGAGGTAGTAGGTGAAGCTGTTCTGAGGATCGAGATCGACCACGTCGGTGGCGATCCGGACCGAAATGCGATTCTCGGCCATCACGACGGGGGTGAACGACAGGCTCACGCCGTAGGGCTTGTAGGTCAGCGCGACGACGCAGCCCTGGCTGACCGACGTGCCGATCGAGACCGTCGAGGCGGCCGAACAGCTCAGCGGCACCGGAATTTCGCCGCCGGCCGTGAATTTTGCCGACTCACCGGAAATTGCGGTCAGCGTCGGCTCGGCCAGGATGCGGGACACGCCGGCTTGCTCGAAGGCGCGCAAGGTGGCCTTGAAGGAGAATCCGCCGGTCTGGACGGATGCGGTCAGAGCGTTGGCGTCCGGGCTCCGTGAACCGGTCAACGGAAAACCCGTGTTGTTCGTCAGGAAGTTGCCGCCCAGCGGGTTGAGAGCCGACCAATTGCCGCTCGTGCTGATACCGAACTGCTTCAGAACCGTGCGCGCCACCTCGACCACGGTGACGCGGATCATCACCTGATCCTTGTTGCGGATCGTCAGGTTGTTGATGACGGCGCCGCGGGTCGCGACGCCGCCGCCGGCCGCGATGCCGACGAAGGCGTTGGCGATATCGAGCGCCTGTTGCGCCTCCGAGGTCGAGTTCACGCTGCCCGAGAGAACCAGCGAATCCCCGACCGCCTTCACATCGAACCGACCGCCGGGCAGGCTCTGCTGCAGCGACTGCCGCAGGACGTTGATGTCGCGGGCGATGGTGACGTCGAGCGCCGCGATCTGGCGTCCCTCGCCATCCATCACGAAGATCGAGGTGGCGCCGTTGTCGATGCCGATCAGGAAGAGCTTGCGGCTCGAGCGGACGACCGCGTTCGCAACCGCCGGGTTGGCGACGAACACTTCCTTGGCGTCGCGCGGTAGGTCAACGATGAGGGAGCGGCCCTTGCTCAGTTCGACCCGACGGGAGACCGCCGCCTCGTTGGCGCCGATCGTCAGGACGGGGGAGGCACCGGAGAGGCCGGCTTGCGCCGAGGCCGGGCCGGACAGCATCGCCGACGCGAGACCGGCGCCGGAAAGTAGGAGAAGGGCAAGTCCGCGGAAGCGAGAGGCGGTCGTCATCGGTCCTGTCCTCACCGGCGCTGCTGCTTGGCGACGCCGAATCGCACCACGGTCATGGGCCCCTCGGGCGGCATGTCGGCCTCCTCGGAGAGGGCGGCGGTCCGCGCGGAATCCTGGATGCTGCGCAGCACGAGGGAGAGCTGCCCGACCTTCTGCGCGAGCGTGACGGTCTCGGCCTGGCTCGGCGTGAGGGCCAAGGTGGCCGTCTCAGCGGTCACGACGTTGGCGCCGTTCTTCTCCTGCACGATCTGACCCACGGCGAGCACGCGCACGTCGGTCAGCAGCGTCTCGGCGAACTGCTCGGTGCCCTCGTTGCTGGTCTTGATGACGTCGACATGATCGTTCGGCAGGACGAAGCCGCCCGCCGAACTCGATCCGCGCGTATCGGTCGTGATCGCAACCGCCCGCATGCCGGGTGGCAAAATCGCCGACATGAAGCCGCTGCCGGCCTTGACCAGGCGTTCGGGCCGGATCGGCTCGTTGGCCGAGAAGCCGGTCCGGATGATCGCGCCGACGGAGTCCTCGAGTCCTTTCGGGGCCGCGCGGCGCTCGATCAGTCCAGGCGAAATCGCCTGTTCGGGCCAGGCTATCCAGCGCAGATCCTCGGGCTTGAGGGTCTGACCCATCGGCAGTTCGGCGGCAGCGACGAGGACTTCGCTCATCGGGACCGGCGCGACGGGCTCGGCCTTGGCGACAGGAGCGGGCTCGGGTGCTTTCTCCTCCCCCTGCATCAGCAGGGCGGCGCCGCAGCCGGCAACGAGTGCGATCCCCAAGACGGCGAGACGGGCTGGTTTCATGGCAGGCGCGGAACCGTGACGACGGCTCCGTCGCCGTCTGGTGCCGAGACTTGCCCCGGATTCGTCAAGTTAGGGTTAACCGATCGTCACAGCATTCATCGCGACGGTGTCCCAACCGGCAATTGCGCAAGATCGGGCGAAACGCGATGGCCGCCTCGCCGGCGGCCTGCTTGATTGGATCCTTCGGCGCCGATCAAGGCAGAGCGAGCCGATCCAATCCGACGGAATTCGGCAGCACCAACAACGCGGCGGCGGCCAAGGCGATGCCGTAGGGAACGCCGGTCTTCGTGTCGTGCAGATGAACGGCGAAGGGAAACTTGAGCGCCAGCTTCGGCAGCGGATACTTGCGGGCTGACACGATTGACAGTGTCAAAGGCGCCCCCAGGATCGAGGCCAGGATCAAGTATTCCGGGAGGTTCGCGAGGCCGATCCAGAGCGCGGTGCTCGCAGCGAGCTTGGCATCGCCGCCTCCAATCCAACCCCGGGCGAACAGGGC from the Methylorubrum extorquens genome contains:
- a CDS encoding protein of unknown function (Evidence 5 : Unknown function), with protein sequence MPDTYEASERTIAPVPRITIQAFCETPETAAMIEGIAAERRMQKAHVKVQMGGGAAALEAYRHAPTPNVIVLEFLNLKSRPLECLDQLAEVCDEGTKVLVIGHVNDVLLYRQFIQRGGERVPDGAGRAGRDDRRGLRSVRGAGREAGGAYGRRLRCARRRR
- the cpaD gene encoding pilus assembly protein cpaD (Evidence 2b : Function from indirect experimental evidences (e.g. phenotypes); Product type s : structure), coding for MSSPARTSVCRAWPVAAAVLLAAGLGACRADRVETTGSTYPIDVRTRHPIVLADADRTLDVFPTGIGHIDPRQRADIEAFLVEYRRYGRGILLVELPRGVSPALAGPVERTGASIRRLATEMGVPAAGVRVAAYPIANPTLASPLRLSFQRMQAKVADKCGLWPRDLGASDLRANWSNEPTWNLGCAMQSNVAAQVADPIDLVRGRPEGRIDTVLRTKDLGQLREGKDPSTQWRQDGQTNVSSEVKSQ
- a CDS encoding putative pilus assembly protein; putative precursor (Evidence 3 : Putative function from multiple computational evidences; Product type m : membrane component), encoding MTTASRFRGLALLLLSGAGLASAMLSGPASAQAGLSGASPVLTIGANEAAVSRRVELSKGRSLIVDLPRDAKEVFVANPAVANAVVRSSRKLFLIGIDNGATSIFVMDGEGRQIAALDVTIARDINVLRQSLQQSLPGGRFDVKAVGDSLVLSGSVNSTSEAQQALDIANAFVGIAAGGGVATRGAVINNLTIRNKDQVMIRVTVVEVARTVLKQFGISTSGNWSALNPLGGNFLTNNTGFPLTGSRSPDANALTASVQTGGFSFKATLRAFEQAGVSRILAEPTLTAISGESAKFTAGGEIPVPLSCSAASTVSIGTSVSQGCVVALTYKPYGVSLSFTPVVMAENRISVRIATDVVDLDPQNSFTYYLNDRPTPVPGTTKRSSETTVELASGATMMTAGLIQQKNRAAISGLPGLMNLPILGALFRSRDYQRDETELMIMVTPYIAQPMEARQVQRPDDGFVDAPDGQAVLLGRLNKIYGTVGGGTLGPAYRGRVGFIAD
- the cpaB gene encoding pilus assembly protein cpaB (Evidence 2b : Function from indirect experimental evidences (e.g. phenotypes); Product type f : factor); the encoded protein is MKPARLAVLGIALVAGCGAALLMQGEEKAPEPAPVAKAEPVAPVPMSEVLVAAAELPMGQTLKPEDLRWIAWPEQAISPGLIERRAAPKGLEDSVGAIIRTGFSANEPIRPERLVKAGSGFMSAILPPGMRAVAITTDTRGSSSAGGFVLPNDHVDVIKTSNEGTEQFAETLLTDVRVLAVGQIVQEKNGANVVTAETATLALTPSQAETVTLAQKVGQLSLVLRSIQDSARTAALSEEADMPPEGPMTVVRFGVAKQQRR
- the cpaA gene encoding type IV prepilin peptidase, cpaA (Evidence 2b : Function from indirect experimental evidences (e.g. phenotypes); Product type e : enzyme), which translates into the protein MLSMAAYLLLCFVFPFLMAYAAASDLLTMRISNRVTGLVFVGFLLYAMVSGMEWSDLSRHLAAGSLTLVITFALFARGWIGGGDAKLAASTALWIGLANLPEYLILASILGAPLTLSIVSARKYPLPKLALKFPFAVHLHDTKTGVPYGIALAAAALLVLPNSVGLDRLALP